The following are encoded in a window of Methanococcus voltae genomic DNA:
- a CDS encoding ABC transporter ATP-binding protein, giving the protein MDAKKICRIFGTDVKTKVLNDVNLKIYEKEFVMILGPSGCGKTTLMNILGLLDTPSSGKLYINNKLTSNMAESERAVFRRKIGGFIFQQFHLINTLTALQNVELPMVLDNLETETRTQRAMRLLNLVGLKGKEHNRPSQLSGGQQQRVAIARALSNKPKILFADEPTGNLDSVSGKQVMKLIKELHDQGITVIMVTHDSTLLKYATKVIKMKDGLIEELLQRDE; this is encoded by the coding sequence ATTGATGCTAAAAAAATATGCAGGATATTTGGCACAGACGTAAAAACGAAAGTTCTAAACGATGTAAACCTTAAAATCTATGAAAAAGAATTCGTAATGATATTGGGACCGAGTGGGTGCGGTAAAACTACTTTAATGAATATATTAGGCTTATTAGATACGCCTTCATCAGGCAAATTATACATAAATAACAAATTAACCAGTAATATGGCAGAAAGCGAGAGAGCCGTTTTCAGACGTAAAATAGGCGGATTTATATTTCAACAATTCCATTTAATCAATACTTTGACAGCTTTGCAAAACGTCGAGCTACCGATGGTTTTAGATAATTTAGAAACTGAAACTCGAACTCAAAGAGCAATGCGATTATTAAACTTAGTGGGTTTAAAAGGCAAAGAACACAATAGACCATCTCAATTATCAGGAGGGCAACAGCAAAGGGTTGCAATAGCAAGAGCTTTATCGAACAAACCTAAAATATTATTTGCTGACGAACCTACGGGTAATTTAGATAGTGTCAGTGGTAAACAAGTCATGAAACTTATAAAAGAATTACACGACCAAGGAATAACGGTTATTATGGTCACACACGATAGTACACTTTTAAAATACGCTACAAAGGTTATTAAAATGAAAGATGGACTTATTGAAGAATTATTACAAAGGGATGAATAA
- the fwdC gene encoding tungsten-dependent formylmethanofuran dehydrogenase subunit FwdC, translated as MKEVIFTVNAEIDVPVELDSLLPKNLQDMGIEEIKKIQLPQGNKKISVDELCDVVVNENDDGDATLKVIINGSSMKLKRIGEKMDGGEIIVNGDAGMYVGAEMKSGKITVNGNAECWVGQNLKGGEIVINGNAKDYVGSAYRGDWRGMNGGKITINGNVGTEIGEYMKKGLIVINGNCKIMPGVHQNGGIIMLNGEVEGRAGGEMLKGAIVINGPLKSKLPSFEYEGIVEDPLIKLTKKDEGTQIKGAYYKYIGDFVNNKPKGQLYLSVEHNDPVY; from the coding sequence ATGAAAGAAGTTATATTCACAGTTAATGCAGAGATTGACGTGCCTGTGGAATTAGACAGCTTATTGCCTAAAAATCTCCAAGATATGGGTATCGAAGAAATCAAAAAAATTCAATTACCTCAAGGAAATAAAAAAATTTCCGTAGATGAATTATGTGATGTAGTTGTAAATGAAAATGATGACGGAGATGCGACTTTAAAAGTTATAATCAATGGCTCTTCAATGAAATTAAAAAGAATCGGCGAAAAAATGGATGGCGGCGAAATCATCGTAAATGGTGATGCTGGTATGTACGTCGGAGCTGAAATGAAAAGTGGTAAAATCACTGTAAACGGAAATGCAGAGTGCTGGGTAGGTCAAAACTTAAAAGGTGGCGAAATCGTAATTAACGGAAATGCAAAAGATTACGTAGGTTCAGCTTATAGGGGCGACTGGAGAGGAATGAACGGCGGTAAAATTACAATTAACGGAAATGTAGGAACCGAAATCGGAGAATATATGAAAAAAGGTTTAATTGTAATAAATGGAAACTGTAAAATTATGCCGGGTGTTCACCAAAATGGTGGAATAATTATGCTCAACGGTGAAGTTGAAGGAAGAGCGGGCGGAGAAATGTTAAAAGGGGCAATTGTAATTAACGGTCCTTTAAAATCCAAATTGCCATCTTTCGAATATGAGGGAATCGTTGAAGACCCACTTATTAAATTAACTAAAAAAGACGAAGGAACCCAAATAAAAGGTGCATACTACAAATACATTGGTGATTTCGTAAATAATAAACCAAAAGGGCAATTATACTTATCTGTAGAGCATAATGACCCAGTATATTAA
- the fwdA gene encoding tungsten-dependent formylmethanofuran dehydrogenase subunit FwdA translates to MEYIIKNGTVYDPTNKVDGEKMDICVKDGRIVESVSNNATVLDANNKIVMPGGVDSHSHIAGAKVNTGRTLRPEDSKKDIWNREGLRKGSGFSVPSTYKTGYQYSGMGYTTVIEAAMPPLIARHTHEEFIDLPQIDKAAMPLFGNNWMVLEYLKAGDLNMCAAYVAWLLKATRGFAIKIVNPGGTEAWGWGKNVHGLDDEIPYFGITPRDIVRGLAQVNEMLGLPHSIHVHPNNLGHPGNWETTLETMECVKDIKAKPKFGKRDTVYYNTHLQFHSYGGTSWKDCVSKGVEMAEYVNKNDHLMVDIGQITLDETTTMTADGPMEYDLHMTNGLKWANCDVELETGSGVVPFIYSPKGPVYSLQWAIGLDLFLHANSDKVILTTDHPNAGPFIRYPRVIAWLISEEYRKDWIENRVHKWAAQKSHITDTDREYTMYEIAKITRANTSKVLGLSDDRGHLGLGARADIAIYDIDPEEKNGKKIEKAFLEASYAFKDGEIVVKDGNVVKEVFGNTIYVDAKINEELEAELMKDLTVRFKKYYSVNIENYPVQEAYANQWEPINIDATEIK, encoded by the coding sequence ATGGAATACATCATTAAAAATGGTACCGTATACGACCCTACCAATAAAGTAGACGGCGAAAAAATGGATATCTGTGTCAAAGACGGCAGAATTGTAGAAAGTGTTTCTAACAACGCTACTGTGCTTGATGCAAACAATAAAATAGTAATGCCGGGCGGTGTAGACTCTCACAGCCACATTGCAGGTGCTAAGGTAAATACGGGTAGAACATTAAGACCAGAAGACAGTAAAAAAGATATCTGGAACAGAGAAGGCTTAAGAAAAGGTTCTGGGTTTTCAGTACCTTCCACATATAAAACAGGATACCAATATTCTGGTATGGGATATACAACAGTTATAGAAGCAGCTATGCCTCCATTAATCGCAAGACACACACACGAAGAGTTCATCGACTTGCCACAAATCGACAAAGCAGCTATGCCATTATTTGGTAATAACTGGATGGTTTTAGAATACTTAAAAGCTGGCGATTTAAATATGTGTGCAGCTTACGTAGCTTGGCTTTTGAAAGCTACAAGAGGATTTGCAATTAAAATCGTTAACCCTGGCGGTACGGAAGCTTGGGGTTGGGGTAAAAACGTTCACGGATTAGATGACGAAATCCCTTACTTTGGAATTACTCCAAGAGACATTGTAAGAGGTTTAGCGCAAGTAAACGAAATGTTAGGTCTCCCTCACTCAATTCACGTACATCCTAACAATTTAGGACACCCTGGAAACTGGGAAACTACACTCGAAACTATGGAATGCGTAAAAGATATCAAAGCAAAACCTAAGTTCGGTAAAAGGGACACAGTTTACTACAATACTCACTTACAATTCCACTCTTACGGCGGTACAAGCTGGAAAGACTGTGTAAGTAAAGGTGTAGAAATGGCGGAGTATGTAAACAAGAATGACCACTTAATGGTGGACATTGGGCAGATTACACTTGACGAAACAACCACAATGACCGCAGACGGACCAATGGAATATGATTTGCATATGACAAATGGTTTAAAATGGGCAAACTGTGATGTTGAGCTTGAAACAGGTTCCGGTGTAGTTCCATTTATCTACTCACCTAAAGGACCCGTATACTCATTACAATGGGCTATCGGTTTAGATTTATTCTTACACGCTAATTCCGATAAAGTTATTTTAACAACTGACCACCCTAACGCAGGACCATTTATCAGATATCCAAGAGTTATTGCGTGGTTAATCAGTGAAGAATACAGAAAAGACTGGATTGAGAACAGAGTTCACAAATGGGCAGCTCAAAAGAGCCATATAACCGATACAGACAGAGAGTACACCATGTACGAAATAGCTAAAATTACAAGAGCTAATACTTCAAAAGTACTCGGTTTAAGCGACGATAGGGGACACTTAGGTTTAGGTGCAAGAGCAGACATCGCAATCTACGACATCGACCCAGAAGAGAAAAACGGTAAAAAGATTGAAAAAGCATTCCTTGAAGCAAGCTACGCATTTAAAGACGGTGAAATCGTAGTTAAAGATGGAAATGTAGTTAAAGAAGTATTCGGAAACACAATCTACGTAGATGCTAAGATAAACGAAGAATTAGAAGCTGAATTAATGAAGGATTTAACAGTAAGATTTAAGAAATATTACTCAGTTAACATCGAGAATTACCCAGTTCAAGAAGCTTACGCTAATCAATGGGAACCTATAAACATCGATGCAACAGAAATTAAATAA
- the fwdD gene encoding tungsten-dependent formylmethanofuran dehydrogenase subunit FwdD, whose translation MKFMLNTGRTIWQGEAIEAGKNLELYKKAAAVCYMNGNDMLKLGVRDGDAIEVISDYGNVVVNVITTKEEAPAGMIFIPMGPWANRVVLPDTESTAMPSFKGPIAVDVEKTNKKVLMMTELMRQAYIE comes from the coding sequence ATGAAATTCATGCTAAATACAGGTAGAACCATATGGCAAGGTGAAGCCATAGAAGCAGGCAAAAACTTGGAACTTTACAAAAAGGCTGCGGCAGTTTGCTACATGAACGGTAATGATATGCTTAAATTGGGCGTTAGAGACGGTGATGCCATTGAAGTTATATCAGACTATGGAAACGTCGTTGTAAATGTAATAACCACCAAAGAAGAAGCTCCTGCAGGAATGATATTCATACCGATGGGACCTTGGGCAAACAGAGTTGTTCTTCCAGATACTGAAAGTACGGCAATGCCTTCCTTTAAGGGACCTATTGCGGTGGATGTTGAAAAAACCAATAAAAAAGTCTTAATGATGACTGAATTGATGAGACAAGCATATATTGAGTAA
- a CDS encoding 4Fe-4S binding protein, with amino-acid sequence MYSLKVYPERCHGCGNCVVACPVNAQDADVFGGKGPSSDEKLIMRIENGVVTVLKPELCGGCGACIEACPVDAIELEIIKK; translated from the coding sequence ATGTACAGTCTTAAAGTGTACCCTGAAAGATGCCACGGTTGCGGAAACTGTGTTGTAGCTTGTCCTGTAAACGCACAAGATGCTGATGTATTCGGTGGCAAAGGTCCAAGTAGTGATGAAAAATTGATAATGAGAATTGAAAATGGGGTTGTAACCGTTTTAAAACCGGAATTATGCGGTGGTTGCGGTGCTTGTATTGAAGCTTGCCCTGTAGATGCAATAGAACTCGAAATTATCAAGAAATAA
- the fwdF gene encoding tungsten-dependent formylmethanofuran dehydrogenase subunit FwdF, whose product MKNVIKDQNEGVIQIKREGVESRILKWEDCVCVGCGICSEICPTKAIEMGPLGAIFRGDIEADKVDISEKCVLCGMCACACPFDAMNLSINGKSIKEMEQYPKIKRDITLNQDKCVLCEQCEIVCPQCAIEVERELPERKTLVLGEINFNDKCVLCGICAEYCPADAIQLIPNDLNSKSLKPYKEIVVDTDACVYCKVCEKACPHDAIEAICYKCPLASRIPKPELYKEIKGQTNIDKELCVTCGWCANICPAEAIEVQKPFEGELIVNEKACNACGACVSVCPCNALVFPKSKVQGEITPRVEVNQDVCVLCGACTHACPVSALEVKRTKINMTDAKAPAWEKAFSKLLN is encoded by the coding sequence ATGAAAAATGTTATTAAAGACCAAAATGAAGGCGTCATCCAAATTAAAAGAGAGGGCGTGGAAAGCAGAATCTTAAAATGGGAAGATTGTGTTTGTGTTGGTTGCGGAATTTGTAGTGAAATTTGCCCAACAAAAGCTATTGAAATGGGACCTTTAGGTGCTATCTTCAGAGGGGACATCGAAGCTGATAAAGTAGATATCTCCGAAAAATGTGTTTTATGCGGTATGTGTGCCTGTGCTTGTCCATTTGATGCAATGAACTTGTCAATCAACGGCAAATCCATCAAAGAAATGGAACAATACCCAAAAATAAAAAGAGACATCACTTTAAACCAAGATAAATGTGTTTTATGTGAGCAATGTGAAATCGTATGTCCACAATGCGCTATCGAAGTTGAAAGAGAGCTCCCAGAAAGAAAAACACTTGTTTTAGGAGAAATTAACTTCAATGACAAGTGTGTTTTATGTGGTATCTGTGCAGAATACTGTCCTGCTGACGCTATTCAATTAATACCAAATGATTTAAACTCTAAATCATTGAAACCATACAAAGAAATCGTTGTAGATACAGATGCTTGTGTATACTGTAAAGTATGTGAAAAAGCTTGTCCACACGATGCAATTGAAGCAATTTGCTACAAATGTCCATTAGCAAGCAGAATTCCAAAACCTGAGCTTTACAAGGAAATTAAAGGACAAACAAACATCGATAAGGAATTATGTGTGACTTGCGGATGGTGTGCTAACATCTGTCCTGCTGAAGCTATCGAAGTTCAAAAGCCTTTCGAAGGAGAATTAATTGTTAACGAAAAAGCATGTAATGCCTGTGGAGCTTGTGTTTCAGTATGCCCATGTAATGCGTTAGTATTCCCTAAATCAAAAGTACAAGGGGAAATTACTCCGAGAGTTGAAGTTAACCAGGATGTATGTGTATTATGCGGAGCTTGTACACACGCTTGTCCGGTAAGTGCGTTAGAAGTTAAGAGAACAAAAATAAACATGACTGATGCAAAAGCGCCAGCTTGGGAAAAAGCATTCTCAAAATTATTGAATTAA